The proteins below come from a single Fastidiosipila sanguinis genomic window:
- the purR gene encoding pur operon repressor: MNFKRSERLVDMTALLVQNPHKLFTLKDFTTRYGAAKSSISEDVAILRKTFQHQGLGQVNTYIGVSGGFEYIPLIPRDKQIELVESIIELIDDEKRILPGGYIYISDLIEKPNVLREIGKILASQHPDDDIDYIMTVATKGIPIAQALSYELNVPTLIARKESKVTEGSTVSIKYSSQSNPRLVKNMEIGRESIRPNSKVILVDDFIRGGGTIKGMEQLVNIFDSTVVARYIFCENVDAEKVKPKDIQSLVRIDGQNLQNGIIKVGLGSLFD, translated from the coding sequence ATGAATTTTAAACGTAGTGAACGCTTAGTCGATATGACAGCACTTTTAGTGCAGAATCCGCATAAATTATTTACATTAAAAGATTTTACAACAAGATATGGTGCTGCTAAATCTTCTATTAGTGAAGATGTTGCTATTTTGCGTAAGACTTTCCAACACCAAGGTCTAGGTCAAGTTAATACTTATATAGGTGTAAGTGGAGGTTTCGAATATATTCCATTAATTCCACGTGATAAACAAATTGAACTAGTTGAATCTATTATTGAACTAATAGATGATGAGAAGAGAATTCTACCTGGTGGTTATATTTATATCTCTGATTTAATAGAGAAACCCAATGTACTTAGAGAGATTGGCAAAATTCTAGCAAGTCAACATCCAGATGATGATATCGACTACATAATGACCGTCGCTACAAAAGGTATTCCTATAGCTCAAGCCTTAAGTTATGAATTAAACGTTCCTACTTTAATTGCGAGAAAAGAATCAAAAGTTACTGAAGGTTCTACAGTATCTATTAAATACTCATCTCAATCTAATCCAAGACTGGTAAAAAATATGGAGATAGGAAGAGAGAGCATTAGACCAAACTCTAAGGTTATTTTAGTGGATGACTTTATTAGAGGTGGTGGAACAATTAAAGGTATGGAGCAGTTAGTAAATATTTTCGACTCAACTGTTGTTGCAAGATATATTTTCTGCGAAAACGTCGATGCCGAGAAAGTTAAACCTAAGGATATTCAATCTTTGGTTAGAATAGACGGTCAAAATCTCCAAAATGGAATTATTAAAGTAGGACTTGGATCATTGTTTGATTAA
- a CDS encoding NCS2 family permease: MEKFFKLKKYGTNISTEVLAGLTTFFAMSYILIVNPSVLSDAGMPWGGVYLATILSAAIGTLIMGLYGNVPYAVAPGMGLNQFFALTVVKALGFSWQEALSMVFICGVFNVLITVTSVRKKIIAAIPENLQYAIGGGIGIFVAYLGFINAGVLENVPAGEAGSKALIPSLGSFTNPVLIVAMIGLVITIVLAVLNVKGSILIGIIATAIIGIPFGVTHLNGDIVSVKEAFQGLGTTFGAIFTKEGIPSLFTGGWDRLLISAVTIFSFSLSDVFDTIGTFIGAGRSSGIFSQEEVDKMQETVGFETRLDRAMVADSVATSTGAILGTSNATTFVESAAGIGAGGRTGLASVVTAIMFLLCIFIAPLASVIPSAATAPALIVVGIMMLGSFGKINWEDLSEAVPCFFTSIFMGLSYSISYGIAFGFITYTIVKITKKEWKDLNPIIIVSSLLFILYFIVMAKL; this comes from the coding sequence ATGGAAAAGTTTTTCAAATTGAAGAAATATGGAACTAATATTTCTACAGAAGTTTTGGCAGGTTTAACTACATTCTTTGCAATGAGTTATATCCTAATTGTTAACCCAAGTGTATTGTCTGATGCAGGCATGCCATGGGGTGGTGTTTACTTAGCAACAATTTTATCAGCAGCTATTGGTACTTTAATCATGGGTCTATATGGTAACGTACCTTATGCAGTTGCTCCAGGTATGGGATTGAATCAATTCTTTGCTTTAACAGTTGTAAAGGCATTAGGATTCTCATGGCAAGAAGCTCTTTCAATGGTCTTCATTTGTGGTGTATTCAACGTCTTGATTACAGTTACAAGTGTTCGTAAGAAGATTATTGCAGCAATTCCAGAAAACTTACAATATGCTATTGGTGGTGGTATCGGTATTTTCGTTGCTTACTTAGGTTTCATAAACGCAGGTGTATTAGAAAATGTTCCTGCAGGTGAAGCAGGTTCAAAAGCTTTAATCCCATCATTAGGATCATTTACAAATCCAGTTTTAATCGTTGCTATGATTGGTCTAGTAATCACAATTGTACTAGCAGTTCTAAATGTTAAAGGTAGTATTCTAATTGGTATTATTGCAACAGCTATTATTGGTATTCCTTTCGGTGTTACACATCTAAATGGTGATATTGTTTCAGTTAAAGAAGCATTCCAAGGCTTAGGTACAACATTTGGTGCAATCTTCACTAAAGAAGGTATTCCATCATTATTCACAGGTGGTTGGGACAGATTATTAATCTCAGCAGTTACAATTTTCTCATTCAGTTTGTCAGACGTATTTGACACAATCGGAACATTCATCGGAGCAGGTAGAAGCTCAGGTATCTTCTCACAAGAAGAAGTTGATAAGATGCAAGAAACAGTTGGTTTCGAAACAAGATTAGATAGAGCTATGGTTGCTGACTCAGTTGCAACATCAACAGGTGCTATCTTAGGTACATCAAACGCAACAACATTCGTTGAATCAGCAGCAGGTATCGGTGCTGGTGGTAGAACAGGTTTAGCTTCAGTTGTTACAGCTATAATGTTCTTACTCTGCATCTTTATTGCTCCATTAGCAAGTGTAATCCCAAGTGCAGCAACAGCTCCAGCTTTGATCGTAGTTGGTATCATGATGTTAGGTAGCTTTGGTAAAATTAACTGGGAAGATCTCTCAGAGGCAGTTCCATGCTTCTTCACAAGTATCTTCATGGGTCTAAGTTACTCAATCTCATACGGTATTGCATTTGGTTTCATAACATACACAATTGTTAAAATAACAAAGAAAGAATGGAAAGATTTGAACCCAATAATTATTGTTTCATCACTACTATTCATACTTTACTTCATTGTTATGGCTAAACTATAA